In Methanococcus voltae, the sequence GATAACAATTATTAATAAGGGAAAATATTATTAGTTAGTTGTTATTTTAATTAATATTTTAGTTATTTTTTAATTTAATCAGTCTTTTTTAAAAGTATTGACGATTTTAAAGTACCATATTTTTTAAATAAAACTATTGCAATTCCGAGCATTATTGCCAACATAGATGCTTCAATTACTATATTAGTAAGTACCAAAGCTTGAGGCAATGGATAAGCACTTGTAGTGGAAAAAATCGGCATAGAAACTTCCAAAGTCTTAATAGGCACTATTCCTTGAGTATACCCTATTGCAATTAAAATTAAATTTACGCCTCCGCCAATTGCCGAAAGTGCCATTATTTTTTTAATTACATTATCGACAAAAAACATGCCGTAAATTCCTATTACAATCAAAAGACCTGCAGTAATAAATGAAGCCATCTGTAATTCCACAATAACACCTGCATTATATTTTATAGTGGTTATATAATCCTTTTTTAATTTTATAAATCTTTATTAATTCATAAATTACACTTAAACAGTTTTTAGTTATTTTTTATAATTTTTAAAATAACTTGTGAAACTGTCATTATAATTAATGATAAATATCTTTAAAAATATCTATATAAAGATTATGGTATTTGTACTATTTCTACAATATGATACGTTTAAATATATTATAATATCGATATTAAAATTATTTATAGACCAATAGAATTATTAATTAAGAATTAATCGACACCAAAATAAAGTAAATAAAGTAAATAGATTAACTGAATTTATAACTATGAAATATAAATATGAAATAAACGTAATATGATATAAAATTATAATAGAACCAATAATATGATACGTTTAAAAAATTTGATAAAATAAGGGATAATTAATAACTTTGGTGTTAAAATGAGTATTGTAGTTAAAAATCTAACAAAAAGATATGATGATGGAAAAATAGCATTAAAAAACGTTAGTTTTGAAGTAGAACCTAAAAAAGTCCTTGGAATTATAGGAAAATCTGGTGCTGGAAAAACCACACTAATTAGGATATTAAGGGGTTCTGAAAAATTTAACGAAGGAAGTATTGAAGTTTTCGGAAAAAAAGAAAATTTAAGAGATATAACTGCAATACACTTGCAAAGAAACTTCGCATTATGGGCAGAACCTGCCATAAATAATATTATAAGAAAATTACACGCAATAAGAGACCAATCTGATGAAAGCTTGCCTATTGAGGAAGATATGCCAGAATATACCAAAGATGCCATGGAAATTCTTAAATTAGTTGGTTTAGAACATAAAGCAAACACCTTTTCAAACATTTTGAGCGGTGGAGAAAAACAACGTTTAATAATGGGTAGACAACTTGCTAAGATATATGAAAAAGGCGAAGGAGTTTTATTATTAGATGAACCGGTCACAATGTCTTGCCCCGCATCTCAAAAGATGATATTAGAAATCATAAACAATGTAAGAAAAAAATTGAACATTACTGTGATTATATCATCCCATTTACCCGAAATACACAAATACCTATGTGATGAATGTATAATATTAGAAAATGGGGAAATTAAATCAAAAGGAAAGCCTGAAGAAATTGTTAATGAATTTTTAAAGGATATGAACGAAGAATATATAAGAAAAAATACCATAGATTCTAAAAAAGACGTAATTTATCAAGTAAAAGATGTTTCAAAAAGGTATTTCGTAATAAATGGCGGAGAAACGTTAAATTTAAAAGATATATCTTTTGAAGTAAAAAAAGGAGAAATAGTATCAATACTTGGAGCAAGTGGTACTGGAAAATCAGTTTTATTGAGAATACTTGGCGGTTTAGAATTACCTGATTCTGGAAAAGTAATATTAAATGGTATAGACTTATCCCATTTTGGTTGGGAAAGAATGAATTTACGTTCAAAAATGGGTATTATGCACCAAGAATTTTCATTGGCTCATTATTCAACAGTTCGTGAATTATTAAAATATAGAAGAACAATTAAAAGTGCCAAGGTTTTATTAGATGCAAAAGAAAAAGCAAAAACGTTTGATATTCCTGAAACAGTTGTGGACGCCCTTTATCAACTTTTAGACTTACCAGATACTGAAAGAAATAACAAACTTGAAAAATTGGGCATATCTCAACAGCTACTATTAGCTTTGTTTAACCCGTCTGGAGAAGATTTATACTCATATGATGAATTAATGAATGCTTTGGATTTAGATTCTGAAATATTGAACAAACATCCTAATGAATTAAGTGGCGGTCAAAGGGTAAGGGTTGCCATTGCACTCCAATTAGTTAATCAACCGGAAATATTATTATTAGATGAACCATTTGGAGATTTAGACCCTATTACGTTGAGAGACGTTTCAAACTACTTAAAAAAGATAAATGATATGTATGACACTACAATTATATTAATTAGCCACCATATAGACTTTGTTAATGAAATAAGCGATAGGGCAATCCTTATTGATAATGGTACTATTGATTCAGAAGGAAAACCGGAAGAAATTTGTGGAAAATTCATTGAAAAAAGTACTTTAAAATTCTGTAAATAATTAAAAAAAGAATACTAAAAAATAAATAAAGATAATTAAAAAGAATTAATTATAAATAATAATATTTTTTTAAATATTTACTTATTTACTTATTTACTTATTTACTTACTAATTTATGTATTATTATTCAATCGCATTGATTTTCTCAAGCAATTTATTCTTAAAATCTTCTTCAGCAGGTGCACCCACAAATACGACATCTCCATCAATTGCAATTGCAGGAACTGCCATAATTCCTAATTCTATCGCTTTTTCAGGGTGTTCCATTACGTTTATGTGTATTACTTCTATATCGCTCATTTCTTTAACGACTTGTTCAACTACTCTTTTAGCTGCTGGACAGTGTGGGCAACTTGGGGATGAAAAAACTTCTACCTTCACCATACGTTCACCTTAAACCTGATAATTTGATACATACGAACAGGATACGACATTTTTCCACTTGGGATATATACATATTCTGTTTAAATTAATAGGTATATTCATTTATAATTCCTTACATTATTCATTATGTATTTACAGATTATATATACTATATTATTTAATTTCAAAAATATAAAAGTTGTTTATTAAGATTACAAATACATAATCAATTTAGTTAAAAAAAATAGAAAAAAATTAAAAGGAATGTTTAACATATCATTAAATAAATAAAAGTAATTAACCCCAAATTTCTTTAAAGTGTTCTAAAGCTTTTATAACATTTTCTAAGTCTTTTGGAGGGAATGAAAATATTAACTCATCTGCTTCAATTTCTCCGTATTTTCTTGAACCGTTGCATGCTAAGGTAGCGTTTGCCTTTCCCCTCATTTTAACAGCTGCTACGGCATCTGCACATAAAGATTGGATACCTGAAAAGTCTGCTTCAAACCTTCCGCCTTCTACATAGTTTATTGCCTGTGTTAATCTTAATGCTTGTTTTGGAGTACATAATACGATTATTGCGTCAGGTTCAAAATCTACGCTATTTACTGGCGAGTAAACTGCGGCAAACATTGGCTCTTTCACTTTAGGTATTGCGTTTATGGTTTTTATTGCTGCTTCCTCAGTTTCAAAGTTTCCTAACTTATGGTATAAAACTCCTGTTTCGAGTGCTTTAGGAGGATTTTGTAAAATTCCCATAGCATATGCGCCACCTTTACACATTTGCTTTTCTACAGGTGCGTAGTACTTTTTACCTTCTTTTCTTGATGTTTGAACTAATTCACAGTGTCTTGCTTCTGATTCAACTTCTTCATAGCCTTCAGGGA encodes:
- a CDS encoding cation:proton antiporter subunit C codes for the protein MELQMASFITAGLLIVIGIYGMFFVDNVIKKIMALSAIGGGVNLILIAIGYTQGIVPIKTLEVSMPIFSTTSAYPLPQALVLTNIVIEASMLAIMLGIAIVLFKKYGTLKSSILLKKTD
- a CDS encoding MJ0307 family thioredoxin; translated protein: MVKVEVFSSPSCPHCPAAKRVVEQVVKEMSDIEVIHINVMEHPEKAIELGIMAVPAIAIDGDVVFVGAPAEEDFKNKLLEKINAIE
- a CDS encoding DUF169 domain-containing protein, producing the protein MDITEMGDKLQDLLSLKYPAVAVKLVKSKEEIPEGYEEVESEARHCELVQTSRKEGKKYYAPVEKQMCKGGAYAMGILQNPPKALETGVLYHKLGNFETEEAAIKTINAIPKVKEPMFAAVYSPVNSVDFEPDAIIVLCTPKQALRLTQAINYVEGGRFEADFSGIQSLCADAVAAVKMRGKANATLACNGSRKYGEIEADELIFSFPPKDLENVIKALEHFKEIWG
- a CDS encoding ATP-binding cassette domain-containing protein — encoded protein: MSIVVKNLTKRYDDGKIALKNVSFEVEPKKVLGIIGKSGAGKTTLIRILRGSEKFNEGSIEVFGKKENLRDITAIHLQRNFALWAEPAINNIIRKLHAIRDQSDESLPIEEDMPEYTKDAMEILKLVGLEHKANTFSNILSGGEKQRLIMGRQLAKIYEKGEGVLLLDEPVTMSCPASQKMILEIINNVRKKLNITVIISSHLPEIHKYLCDECIILENGEIKSKGKPEEIVNEFLKDMNEEYIRKNTIDSKKDVIYQVKDVSKRYFVINGGETLNLKDISFEVKKGEIVSILGASGTGKSVLLRILGGLELPDSGKVILNGIDLSHFGWERMNLRSKMGIMHQEFSLAHYSTVRELLKYRRTIKSAKVLLDAKEKAKTFDIPETVVDALYQLLDLPDTERNNKLEKLGISQQLLLALFNPSGEDLYSYDELMNALDLDSEILNKHPNELSGGQRVRVAIALQLVNQPEILLLDEPFGDLDPITLRDVSNYLKKINDMYDTTIILISHHIDFVNEISDRAILIDNGTIDSEGKPEEICGKFIEKSTLKFCK